A genomic region of Pseudomonas sp. MPC6 contains the following coding sequences:
- a CDS encoding FixH family protein, with product MPAATATSPWYKHLWPWIIIAILACSVTLTLSMVTIAVNNPDNLVNDNYYEAGKGINRSLDRELLAQTLLLRASVHLDGVTGEVDVRLNGNSAPATLELNLISPTQPEKDRKITLARSETEQGRYIGQVSDKVDGRRFVELLGVQDGKTWRMFEEEQVSHDKDLLLGDEPLQGAEDLKK from the coding sequence ATGCCCGCAGCAACTGCCACAAGTCCCTGGTACAAGCACCTTTGGCCGTGGATCATCATCGCCATCCTGGCCTGCTCGGTCACCCTGACCCTGTCCATGGTGACGATCGCGGTGAACAACCCGGACAACCTGGTCAACGATAACTACTACGAGGCCGGCAAGGGCATCAACCGTTCGCTGGACCGTGAGCTGTTGGCCCAGACCCTGCTGTTGCGCGCCAGCGTTCACCTGGATGGCGTGACCGGTGAAGTCGATGTGCGCCTGAACGGCAACAGCGCACCGGCCACCCTGGAGTTGAACCTGATCTCGCCGACGCAGCCGGAGAAGGATCGCAAGATCACCCTCGCCCGCAGCGAAACCGAACAGGGCCGCTACATCGGCCAGGTGAGCGACAAGGTCGACGGCCGTCGCTTCGTGGAGTTGCTGGGCGTGCAGGATGGGAAGACCTGGCGCATGTTCGAGGAAGAACAGGTCAGTCATGACAAGGACCTGCTGCTGGGTGATGAGCCGCTGCAGGGCGCCGAAGACCTGAAAAAATAA
- a CDS encoding heavy metal translocating P-type ATPase, with amino-acid sequence MTTTPLPCYHCALPVPAGSRFTAAVLGETREFCCPGCQAVAEAIVAGGLESYYQHRSEASANPEALPVQLVDELALYDRADVQQPFVRHEGDLAETTLLMEGISCAACGWLIEKHLRGLPAVAEARLNLSNHRLHVRWADAQLPLSRVLHELRHIGYVAHPYQADRASEQLASENRLALRQLGVAGLLWFQAMMATMATWPEFNIDLSPELHTILRWVALFLTTPIVFYSCAPFFKGAMRDLRTRHLTMDVSVSLAIGSAYIAGIWTSITGVGELYFDAVGMFALFLLAGRYLERRARERTAAATAQLVNLLPASCLRLSADGQSERILLSELRVGDHVLVHPGAILPADGKILDGQSSIDESLLTGEYLPQSRLPGDAVTAGTLNVEGALTVQVLALGQDTRLSAIVRLLERAQAEKPRLAEIADRAAQWFLLLSLIAAAVIGLVWWQLDASRAFWIVLAMLVATCPCALSLATPTALTAATGTLHKLGLLLTRGHVLEGLNQIDTVIFDKTGTLTEGRLALRSIRPLGALDSDQCLSLAAALENRSEHPIARAFGRAPLAAEEVHSTPGLGLEGLVGEQRLRIGQPGFVCELSGAGAPSMPDEPGQWLLLGDSLGPLAWFVLDDRLRSDAPALLAACKARGWRTLLLSGDSSPMVASVAAELGIDEARGGMRPDDKLQVLQQLHKEGRKVLMLGDGVNDVPVLAAADISVAMGSATDLAKTSADAVLLSNRLDALVQAFSLARRTRRVIIENLLWAGLYNGLMLPFAALGWITPVWAAVGMSISSLTVVLNALRLTRLPSAPAAGATPQTRPLPA; translated from the coding sequence ATGACCACCACGCCACTCCCCTGCTACCACTGCGCCCTGCCCGTCCCGGCCGGCAGCCGCTTCACCGCTGCCGTCCTCGGTGAAACCCGCGAGTTCTGCTGCCCGGGCTGCCAGGCCGTGGCCGAGGCGATTGTCGCCGGGGGCCTTGAAAGCTATTACCAGCATCGCAGCGAAGCCTCGGCCAACCCCGAAGCCTTGCCCGTACAACTGGTGGACGAGCTGGCGTTGTACGACCGTGCCGACGTGCAACAACCCTTCGTTCGCCACGAAGGCGACCTCGCCGAAACCACGTTGTTGATGGAAGGCATCAGCTGCGCCGCCTGCGGCTGGCTGATCGAGAAACACCTGCGTGGCTTGCCGGCGGTGGCCGAAGCGCGCCTCAACCTGTCCAACCATCGCCTGCACGTGCGCTGGGCCGACGCGCAATTGCCCCTGAGCCGGGTGCTGCACGAATTGCGCCACATCGGTTACGTCGCACACCCCTATCAAGCCGACCGCGCCAGCGAACAACTGGCCAGTGAAAACCGCCTGGCCCTGCGCCAGCTCGGGGTCGCCGGGCTGCTGTGGTTCCAGGCGATGATGGCGACCATGGCCACCTGGCCGGAATTCAATATCGACCTCAGCCCCGAGCTGCACACCATCCTGCGCTGGGTCGCGCTGTTCCTCACCACGCCGATCGTGTTCTACAGCTGTGCGCCCTTCTTCAAGGGCGCCATGCGCGACCTGCGCACCCGGCACCTGACCATGGACGTTTCGGTGTCGCTGGCGATCGGCAGCGCCTACATCGCCGGGATCTGGACCTCGATCACCGGGGTCGGCGAACTGTACTTCGATGCCGTCGGCATGTTTGCGCTGTTCCTGCTGGCCGGGCGCTACCTGGAACGTCGCGCCCGGGAGCGAACCGCCGCCGCCACCGCGCAGCTGGTCAATCTATTGCCCGCCTCTTGCCTGCGCCTGAGTGCCGACGGCCAGAGCGAACGGATCCTGCTCAGCGAACTGCGCGTGGGCGATCATGTGCTGGTGCATCCCGGTGCGATCCTCCCGGCCGATGGCAAGATCCTCGACGGCCAGTCGAGCATCGACGAATCCCTGCTCACCGGCGAATACCTGCCGCAGTCTCGGCTGCCGGGCGATGCAGTCACCGCTGGCACCTTGAACGTCGAGGGCGCGTTGACCGTGCAAGTGCTGGCGCTCGGCCAGGACACCCGATTGTCCGCCATCGTCCGCCTGCTGGAGCGTGCCCAGGCCGAAAAGCCGCGACTGGCGGAAATTGCCGACCGCGCCGCGCAGTGGTTCCTGCTGCTGTCGCTGATTGCCGCCGCCGTCATCGGCCTGGTCTGGTGGCAACTGGATGCGTCACGGGCGTTCTGGATCGTGCTGGCGATGCTGGTTGCGACCTGCCCGTGCGCCTTGTCCCTGGCTACGCCGACCGCCCTCACCGCCGCCACCGGAACCCTGCACAAACTGGGGTTGTTGTTGACTCGCGGTCATGTGTTGGAGGGCCTGAACCAGATCGACACGGTGATTTTCGACAAGACCGGCACCCTCACCGAAGGCCGCCTGGCGCTGCGCTCGATCCGCCCGCTCGGCGCGCTCGACAGCGATCAATGCCTGAGTCTCGCCGCCGCCCTGGAAAATCGCTCCGAACACCCGATCGCCCGGGCATTCGGCCGGGCGCCGCTGGCCGCTGAAGAGGTCCACAGCACGCCGGGCCTGGGCCTCGAAGGATTGGTCGGCGAGCAACGCCTGCGCATCGGCCAGCCGGGGTTTGTCTGCGAACTCAGTGGTGCCGGCGCGCCATCGATGCCCGATGAACCCGGTCAATGGCTGCTGCTCGGCGACAGCCTGGGGCCCCTGGCGTGGTTCGTCCTCGACGATCGTCTGCGCAGCGACGCCCCCGCCCTGCTCGCCGCGTGCAAGGCCCGCGGCTGGCGCACGCTGCTGTTGTCCGGCGACAGCTCGCCGATGGTGGCCAGCGTGGCCGCTGAACTGGGCATCGACGAAGCCCGGGGCGGCATGCGTCCGGACGATAAATTGCAGGTCTTGCAACAATTGCACAAGGAAGGTCGCAAGGTGTTGATGCTCGGTGACGGGGTCAACGACGTGCCGGTGCTGGCCGCCGCCGACATCAGCGTGGCGATGGGTTCGGCGACGGACCTGGCCAAGACCAGTGCCGATGCGGTGTTGCTGTCCAACCGGCTCGACGCACTGGTGCAAGCCTTCAGCCTGGCCCGGCGCACCCGCCGGGTCATCATCGAGAACCTGCTGTGGGCGGGGCTGTACAATGGCCTCATGTTACCCTTCGCCGCCCTCGGCTGGATCACCCCGGTATGGGCCGCGGTGGGCATGTCCATCAGTTCGTTGACCGTGGTGCTGAACGCCCTGCGCCTGACTCGCCTGCCGAGCGCGCCTGCCGCCGGCGCCACGCCACAAACCCGCCCGCTGCCGGCCTGA
- the ccoS gene encoding cbb3-type cytochrome oxidase assembly protein CcoS yields MPALYVMIPAALLIVAIAIYIFFWAVDSGQYDDLDGPAHSILFDDQDPNHQAAVDEASGHPAKPDDQAPPHA; encoded by the coding sequence ATGCCAGCTCTCTACGTGATGATCCCGGCCGCGCTGCTGATTGTGGCCATCGCAATCTACATTTTCTTCTGGGCAGTCGACAGCGGTCAGTACGACGACCTGGACGGCCCGGCCCATAGCATCCTGTTCGACGATCAGGACCCGAATCACCAGGCGGCGGTCGACGAGGCCAGCGGCCATCCGGCCAAACCGGACGACCAGGCGCCTCCGCATGCTTGA